One Belonocnema kinseyi isolate 2016_QV_RU_SX_M_011 chromosome 6, B_treatae_v1, whole genome shotgun sequence genomic region harbors:
- the LOC117174937 gene encoding uncharacterized protein LOC117174937 translates to MASVGSNYCILFAAVILFCVGNALPTKEPHPEALFDLLRNFEKRVIVEASFDKLVDETLPKIRGAIIANGLDPMELQEISLPVPGLPGVFKGQIDLNNGWLQHLSHVRRVGKSHLSYSDRKLTVEINVGWKDLTFDYQYLFKYLVVKRKGNVHGQVSDAVFQFVFVLDFDTAQIELQNVQFKNPGKYDLELEGHFSDRFLNAAVKVVANVAKNFITYKIQDIFQTVAQDKVDEINQILNPNIVEY, encoded by the exons ATGGCATCCGTGGGTAGTAATTATTGCATCCTCTTCGCGGCAGTAATTCTTTTCTGTGTCGGAAATGCACTACCAACAAAAGAACCCCATCCTGAAGCACTGTTCGATCTTCTTCG GAACTTCGAGAAAAGAGTTATTGTTGAAGCTAGTTTTGACAAGCTCGTAGATGAAACGTTGCCTAAAATTCGTGGTGCTATAATTGCGAATGGTCTGGATCCAATGGAATTACAGGAAATTTCACTTCCAGTGCCTGGTCtg CCAGGAGTTTTCAAAGGACAAATTGATTTAAACAACGGGTGGTTGCAACATCTTTCACACGTAAGAAGAGTAGGAAAATCTCACTTATCCTATTCTGATAGGAAACTCACCGTAGAAATTAACGTAGGATGGAAGGATTTGACT TTTGATTATcaatatcttttcaaatacttGGTCGTGAAGAGGAAGGGAAATGTCCATGGGCAAGTGAGTGATGCAGTGTTCCAATTCGTCTTCGTTTTAGATTTTGATACTGCTCAAATTGAATTGCagaatgttcaattcaaaaatcCCGG CAAATATGATTTGGAACTTGAGGGTCACTTTAGTGACAGATTTTTGAATGCTGCGGTTAAAGTTGTCGCAAACGTGGCAAAGAATTTCATTACTTACAAAATACAAGACATTTTCCAGACCGTGGCTCAGGACAAAGTAGACGAAATTAACCAAATTCTGAATCCAAATATCGTGgaatactaa
- the LOC117174938 gene encoding uncharacterized protein LOC117174938 → MSFLSGNLIQLNVTVRNPYLFCKFHYNFETTIFPYVWQRGDLFVSVNNVTSNLLLTLDTAKDMPDLNKLTILDIKSMEVILNNNLPVFDHVISKVVNHMLVFYAKKIIQFIDFNF, encoded by the exons ATGTCATTTTTATCTGGTAATTTGATACAACTGAACGTCACTGTGAGGAATCCTTACTTGTTT tgtaaattccattataattttgaaacaacaatTTTTCCTTACGTTTGGCAAAGGGGTGACTTATTCGTAAGTGTAAACAATGTTACATCCAATTTGCTCTTAACTTTAGACACAGCAAAAGACATgcctgatttaaataaattaaccatTCTGGATATTAA GTCCATGGAAGTCATACTCAACAATAATTTACCAGTATTTGATCATGTTATTTCCAAAGTTGTTAATCACATGTTGGTATTTTATGCAAAGAAAATCATTCAA TTTATcgattttaatttctga